The Brassica napus cultivar Da-Ae chromosome C7, Da-Ae, whole genome shotgun sequence genome has a segment encoding these proteins:
- the LOC111208131 gene encoding uncharacterized protein LOC111208131 encodes MSDMILAVESHTLVDDRTGPDIALWKRGPNEFRKSFSTADTWQQIRTHSPTTAWSKVIWFALRVPRFGFITWLAIRNRLSTGDRMRAWGLTQGCLFCGEPNESRDHLFFVCPYTYTLWLEVVGTLMGRPPDPDWETTLHLLATHNFDHLAYVLLRLVFQVTIYMIWRERNDRKHHKRPRQASQLAKVIGRAVKNRLLSVKYWEKPHLRGLMQRWFHAHS; translated from the coding sequence ATGAGCGATATGATTCTAGCAGTCGAAAGCCACACGCTTGTTGATGATCGTACTGGTCCTGATATTGCTCTATGGAAGAGAGGGCCAAACGAGTTTCGTAAGAGTTTCTCTACTGCTGATACATGGCAGCAGATACGTACGCACAGTCCTACTACGGCATGGAGCAAAGTGATATGGTTTGCCTTAAGAGTACCTCGTTTTGGATTCATTACTTGGCTTGCTATAAGGAATAGATTGTCTACGGGGGATCGCATGCGTGCTTGGGGCCTCACTCAAGGATGTCTGTTCTGCGGTGAACCAAACGAGTCGCGGGATCACCTTTTCTTTGTCTGCCCCTACACTTACACGCTTTGGCTAGAGGTAGTAGGAACACTAATGGGTCGGCCCCCTGATCCAGACTGGGAAACCACGCTTCATCTTCTTGCTACACACAACTTTGATCATCTTGCCTATGTCCTTCTGCGCTTAGTATTCCAAGTTACAATTTACATGATTTGGAGAGAGAGGAATGACAGGAAACACCATAAGAGGCCAAGACAGGCTAGCCAATTGGCTAAGGTAATTGGGAGAGCCGTGAAAAATCGGTTACTGTCAGTCAAATATTGGGAGAAACCTCATCTACGGGGCTTGATGCAGCGCTGGTTCCATGCACACTCTTAG